A part of Citrifermentans bremense genomic DNA contains:
- the pseB gene encoding UDP-N-acetylglucosamine 4,6-dehydratase (inverting): MLNGKSILVTGGTGSFGKKFVETLLLKYPGVSRIVVFSRDELKQFEMAQQFPPETFRQVRYFIGDVRDKDRLSRALQGVDIVVHAAALKQVPACEYNPFEAIKTNIMGAQNLIEAALDNGVSKVVALSTDKAAAPINLYGATKLCSDKLFVAANNFKGKRDIKFSVVRYGNVMGSRGSVIPFFLKKRSEGVLPITDERMTRFNITLTDGVALVLTALADMWGGEIFVPKIPSYRITDIAEAIAPGTSRSIIGIRPGEKLHEEMITSTDAINTVEFDRHFVILPSIPLWDVEEFTRAFNGRACAPGFAYNSGTNDEWLGVEELRALMVEHVDPEFVPKSAR; encoded by the coding sequence ATGCTAAACGGAAAATCAATTCTGGTAACAGGCGGTACCGGCTCCTTCGGGAAAAAATTCGTCGAGACCCTGCTCCTCAAATACCCCGGGGTCTCCCGCATCGTCGTCTTCTCGCGCGACGAGCTGAAGCAGTTCGAAATGGCGCAGCAGTTCCCGCCGGAGACATTCCGCCAGGTCCGCTATTTCATAGGGGACGTCCGGGACAAGGACCGGCTCAGCAGGGCGCTGCAGGGTGTCGACATCGTGGTGCACGCCGCGGCCCTCAAGCAGGTGCCGGCATGCGAATACAACCCCTTCGAGGCCATCAAGACCAACATCATGGGCGCGCAAAACCTCATCGAGGCGGCCCTCGACAACGGGGTGAGCAAGGTCGTTGCCCTCAGCACCGACAAGGCGGCAGCCCCGATAAACCTGTACGGCGCGACCAAGCTCTGCTCCGACAAGCTCTTCGTCGCCGCCAACAACTTCAAGGGGAAGCGCGACATCAAGTTCTCCGTCGTGCGCTACGGCAACGTCATGGGAAGCCGCGGCAGCGTGATCCCGTTTTTCCTCAAGAAGCGGTCCGAAGGGGTGCTCCCCATCACCGACGAGCGCATGACGCGGTTCAACATCACCCTCACCGACGGGGTTGCCTTAGTCCTCACGGCGCTCGCCGACATGTGGGGGGGCGAGATCTTCGTTCCCAAGATCCCCAGTTACCGCATCACCGACATAGCTGAGGCAATCGCACCTGGAACCTCCCGCAGCATCATCGGCATCCGCCCCGGAGAAAAACTCCACGAAGAGATGATCACCTCGACCGATGCCATCAACACGGTGGAGTTCGACCGGCACTTCGTGATCCTTCCTTCCATCCCGCTTTGGGACGTCGAGGAATTCACCAGGGCGTTCAACGGCAGGGCCTGTGCCCCCGGCTTCGCCTACAACAGCGGGACCAACGATGAGTGGCTGGGAGTCGAGGAGCTGCGCGCACTGATGGTAGAGCACGTCGACCCCGAATTCGTCCCAAAGTCTGCCCGATAA
- a CDS encoding flagellar protein FlaG — MSISPVQQVVQPTPITDETSMQRAPQPPQRTTTEPSPGPAAPAPGRVKVDAAKEAERVVKATELLNEFMERSSIAIHFSIDRDSEKLVVKVVKAQSGELIRQIPSEVALKLSQALDTLNGLIIQDKV, encoded by the coding sequence ATGTCGATTTCTCCTGTGCAGCAGGTAGTGCAACCCACCCCCATAACCGATGAAACATCCATGCAAAGAGCGCCTCAACCGCCACAGCGTACCACAACTGAGCCATCTCCCGGACCGGCGGCGCCTGCGCCGGGGCGTGTAAAGGTGGACGCCGCCAAGGAGGCGGAGAGGGTGGTGAAAGCGACTGAACTCCTGAACGAATTCATGGAGCGCTCCTCGATCGCCATTCATTTCTCCATCGATCGCGATTCCGAAAAGCTGGTAGTCAAGGTCGTGAAAGCACAAAGCGGAGAGTTGATAAGGCAGATACCGTCGGAGGTAGCCTTGAAGCTTTCGCAGGCGCTCGACACGTTGAACGGCCTGATCATCCAGGATAAGGTGTGA
- a CDS encoding cytidylate kinase-like family protein: MARSILIPGIEQRLRGLIEVSRRNLREHGFVERERPTVTLTREFGCEGYPVAEKLKHLLEQRSGAPWVVMDRALLDAVAKDHNLSEEVLRNLGAKNRFLDDMLSTFSPRWKSDKDYYRLLSRQILALAQEGNVILVGRGAAIVTQEVGNCYHFRIVAPMSFKVKSVAARMEIPDDQAQDLVRERQGQRDAFLKDFLGRDIAEPTLYHLVFNNARLPAGRIAELMAQVVLPAQGGQATP, encoded by the coding sequence ATGGCCAGAAGCATTCTGATCCCCGGCATCGAACAGAGGCTGCGCGGTCTGATCGAGGTGAGCCGCAGGAACCTGAGGGAGCATGGCTTCGTGGAGAGGGAGAGGCCGACGGTGACCTTGACCCGCGAGTTCGGCTGCGAGGGGTACCCGGTGGCGGAGAAGCTCAAGCACCTTTTGGAGCAAAGAAGCGGGGCCCCCTGGGTGGTGATGGATCGGGCCCTTTTGGACGCGGTGGCAAAGGACCACAACCTCTCGGAGGAGGTGCTGCGGAACCTGGGGGCCAAGAACCGCTTCCTGGACGACATGCTCTCCACCTTCTCACCGCGCTGGAAAAGCGACAAGGATTACTACAGGCTCTTGTCCCGGCAGATCCTGGCGCTCGCCCAGGAGGGGAACGTGATACTCGTGGGAAGGGGCGCCGCCATTGTCACCCAGGAGGTGGGGAACTGCTATCACTTCCGGATCGTGGCACCGATGAGCTTCAAGGTGAAGTCGGTGGCGGCCCGCATGGAGATCCCGGACGACCAGGCGCAGGACCTGGTCCGGGAACGGCAGGGGCAGCGCGACGCCTTCCTGAAGGACTTTTTGGGGCGGGACATAGCGGAGCCGACCCTGTACCACCTGGTCTTTAACAACGCGAGGTTGCCCGCAGGGCGTATCGCCGAGCTCATGGCCCAGGTGGTCCTCCCGGCGCAGGGGGGTCAGGCGACGCCGTAG
- a CDS encoding flagellar motor protein MotB, translating into MARKKQHEKEPNHERWLVSYADFITLLFAVFVTLYAMSQTDKKKVEEIMASMANSFGFTTSSASKAAVIEMGAMNIIPSLQKNTAAPQKRGKSRGSNEDFKQTKRAIEAYLTKAGAQDKVSVSITQRGLVVSLKEAGFFDSGSATLKHSSLALLDDVMGSLSGYSNMLRIEGHTDNVPISSAAFPSNWELSTARATNVLQHLVKQDFEPERMSAAGYGEYHPVADNSNVEGRQKNRRIDIVLISQQNEKEEP; encoded by the coding sequence ATGGCCAGAAAAAAGCAGCACGAAAAAGAACCGAACCACGAGCGATGGCTGGTGTCATATGCGGACTTCATCACACTGCTCTTCGCCGTCTTCGTGACCCTGTACGCCATGAGCCAGACCGACAAGAAGAAGGTCGAGGAGATCATGGCGTCGATGGCCAATTCCTTCGGCTTCACAACGTCATCAGCCTCGAAGGCAGCCGTGATCGAGATGGGAGCGATGAACATCATCCCGTCGCTGCAAAAGAACACCGCCGCCCCCCAGAAGCGGGGAAAAAGCCGCGGAAGCAACGAGGACTTCAAGCAGACCAAGCGTGCCATCGAGGCCTACCTCACCAAAGCCGGCGCCCAGGACAAGGTCAGCGTCTCCATCACCCAGAGGGGACTCGTGGTGAGCCTGAAGGAGGCCGGATTCTTCGATTCCGGAAGCGCCACGCTGAAGCATTCTTCGCTCGCGCTTTTGGACGACGTGATGGGGTCGCTCTCCGGCTACTCCAACATGCTGCGCATCGAGGGGCACACCGACAACGTACCCATCAGTTCCGCGGCGTTCCCGTCCAACTGGGAGCTTTCCACCGCCCGCGCCACCAACGTGCTCCAGCACCTCGTGAAGCAGGACTTCGAACCGGAGCGGATGTCCGCAGCGGGATACGGAGAGTACCACCCGGTGGCGGACAATTCCAACGTGGAAGGAAGGCAGAAAAACCGCCGCATCGACATAGTTCTCATCTCCCAGCAGAACGAGAAGGAGGAGCCGTAG
- the pseC gene encoding UDP-4-amino-4,6-dideoxy-N-acetyl-beta-L-altrosamine transaminase has protein sequence MIPYGRQSISSADIDAVVEVLKSAWLTQGPAVQRFEQSVASYCGAASAVAVNSATSALHIACLAADLGPGDTLWTSPNTFVASANCGRYCGADVDFVDIDPATRNMSVERLREKLELAAREGKLPKVVIPVHFAGQPCDMEAIANLASRYGFTVIEDASHAIGGRYRGEPVGNCRYSDMTVFSFHPVKIITSAEGGMVLTNSDKLAARLSRLRSHGITSDPALMSEPSHGPWYYQQIELGFNYRMTDLQAALGASQMAMLDQFVARRHQLAKRYDQALAHLPPSLPWQHPDSFSAYHLYTVRLQQGDGLPGRKEVLEQMRERGIMAHVHYIPVHTQPYYRALGFAPGDFPEAESYYREALTLPLYQGMLEEDQDFVISTLQELLLGKPTPAGGRHE, from the coding sequence ATGATTCCATACGGACGGCAGTCGATCAGCAGCGCCGACATAGACGCGGTCGTGGAAGTTTTGAAGTCGGCGTGGCTCACCCAGGGCCCGGCGGTGCAGCGCTTCGAGCAGAGCGTCGCCAGCTACTGCGGCGCGGCGAGCGCCGTCGCGGTGAACAGCGCCACCTCGGCCCTGCACATCGCCTGCCTGGCGGCAGATCTTGGCCCAGGCGACACCCTCTGGACCTCCCCCAACACCTTCGTCGCCTCGGCCAACTGCGGACGCTACTGCGGGGCCGACGTCGACTTCGTTGACATCGACCCGGCGACCCGGAACATGAGCGTGGAACGCCTGCGCGAGAAGCTGGAACTGGCAGCGCGAGAGGGAAAGCTCCCCAAGGTCGTCATACCGGTCCACTTCGCGGGACAGCCCTGCGACATGGAAGCGATCGCGAACCTCGCCTCCCGCTACGGCTTCACCGTGATAGAGGACGCCTCCCACGCCATCGGCGGGCGCTACCGCGGCGAACCGGTGGGAAACTGCCGCTACAGCGACATGACCGTGTTCAGCTTCCACCCCGTGAAGATCATCACCAGCGCCGAGGGGGGGATGGTACTCACCAACAGCGACAAGCTCGCGGCCAGGCTCTCCAGGCTGCGCAGCCACGGCATAACCAGCGACCCGGCCCTCATGTCAGAACCCTCCCACGGGCCGTGGTACTACCAGCAGATCGAGCTCGGCTTCAACTACCGGATGACCGACCTGCAGGCGGCCCTGGGGGCGAGCCAGATGGCGATGCTGGACCAGTTCGTGGCCCGGCGCCACCAGTTGGCCAAACGCTACGATCAGGCGCTGGCCCATCTGCCCCCCTCGCTCCCCTGGCAGCATCCCGACTCCTTTTCCGCCTACCACCTCTACACGGTGCGCCTGCAGCAAGGAGACGGCCTCCCCGGACGGAAGGAGGTCCTGGAGCAGATGCGCGAGCGGGGCATCATGGCGCACGTGCACTACATACCGGTGCACACCCAGCCCTACTACCGGGCGCTCGGCTTCGCCCCGGGAGACTTCCCGGAGGCGGAGAGCTACTACCGCGAAGCGCTCACCCTTCCGCTGTACCAGGGGATGCTGGAAGAGGACCAGGACTTCGTCATCTCGACTCTGCAGGAGCTCCTGCTTGGAAAGCCGACGCCGGCGGGAGGGCGCCATGAGTAG
- a CDS encoding flagellar FlbD family protein encodes MIRLTRMDGTPVYLNPDLIEFIEENPDTLVILSNGKSYLFLESAAIAIDRIVRYKARILHLSSLANGKKYLKKCRGERFQRTTKLNAE; translated from the coding sequence ATGATACGACTGACAAGAATGGACGGTACTCCAGTATACCTGAACCCCGATCTGATCGAGTTCATAGAGGAAAACCCCGACACCCTGGTAATCCTTTCCAACGGCAAGAGCTACCTCTTTCTCGAGTCTGCAGCCATAGCTATAGACAGGATTGTGAGATACAAGGCACGTATTCTGCACCTCTCTTCGCTGGCCAACGGCAAAAAGTACCTTAAAAAATGCCGCGGCGAGAGGTTCCAGCGCACAACCAAATTAAATGCGGAGTGA
- the pseG gene encoding UDP-2,4-diacetamido-2,4,6-trideoxy-beta-L-altropyranose hydrolase: MMKVLVRCDASAVIGSGHVMRCLTLADFLSSRGARIFFVCRELPGDLTHLIEGKGYPVHRITLRTPGWEEDAEKSAVFATEAGIGFDWLIVDHYRLDARYERRMRRLGVKILAIDDLADRPHDCDLLLDQNLHKNMELRYQGLLPAQCLPLLGPRYALLRPEFFEARLKLRPRRGELKRILVSFGGADPTNETAKVMAALELLETGAPALDVVVGSANLDAASVQAACVAHKDWSFHNQADNMAELMSRADLALGGGGGTTWERCFLGLPSLTVVVADNQREPTEAVAAKGATWNLGWHSDVTPQIMAQWIARLQKDPELLAEASRRCFQLMGDRAPEAGHPLVALMHGEKP, translated from the coding sequence ATGATGAAGGTCCTGGTTAGGTGCGACGCATCGGCCGTGATCGGCTCAGGCCACGTCATGCGCTGTTTGACCCTTGCCGACTTCCTGTCGAGCAGAGGGGCCCGTATTTTCTTCGTCTGCCGCGAACTTCCGGGGGACCTGACCCACCTCATCGAGGGGAAAGGCTATCCCGTCCACCGCATCACCTTGAGAACGCCCGGGTGGGAGGAGGATGCCGAAAAGAGCGCCGTCTTCGCTACCGAAGCGGGAATCGGGTTCGACTGGCTGATCGTCGACCACTACCGGCTCGACGCGCGCTACGAGAGGCGGATGCGCCGCCTGGGGGTGAAGATCCTCGCCATAGACGACCTGGCCGACCGCCCCCACGACTGCGACCTACTCCTGGACCAGAACCTGCACAAAAACATGGAGCTGCGCTACCAAGGGCTCCTTCCAGCCCAATGCCTGCCACTTTTGGGCCCCCGGTACGCCCTGCTCCGCCCGGAGTTTTTCGAGGCGCGGCTCAAGCTGCGTCCGCGCCGCGGCGAGCTGAAGAGGATACTGGTCTCCTTCGGCGGGGCGGACCCCACCAATGAAACCGCCAAGGTCATGGCCGCGCTGGAACTGTTGGAGACGGGCGCACCCGCGCTGGACGTGGTGGTGGGGAGCGCCAACCTCGATGCCGCCTCGGTACAGGCAGCATGCGTCGCCCACAAGGATTGGAGCTTCCACAACCAGGCGGACAACATGGCGGAATTGATGAGCCGTGCCGACCTCGCCCTTGGGGGGGGAGGCGGCACCACCTGGGAGCGCTGCTTTCTGGGGCTTCCCAGCCTCACCGTGGTCGTGGCGGACAACCAGCGCGAGCCGACCGAAGCGGTGGCGGCAAAAGGGGCGACCTGGAACCTGGGCTGGCACAGCGACGTTACACCTCAGATCATGGCGCAGTGGATCGCCAGGCTGCAGAAGGATCCAGAGCTCCTGGCAGAGGCCAGCAGACGCTGTTTCCAGTTGATGGGAGATCGCGCCCCGGAGGCAGGACACCCCCTGGTGGCGCTCATGCACGGAGAAAAGCCATGA
- the pseI gene encoding pseudaminic acid synthase: MQEITIGGRKIGPGHPPFVIAEMSGNHNQSLDRALEIVTAASRAGAHALKLQTYTADTMTLELGEGEFFIEDPNSLWAGKSLYQLYQEAYTPWEWHAPIFERCRELGLICFSTPFDESAVDFLESLDAPCYKIASFENTDLPLIRKAAATGKPMIISTGMATVAELDETVRCAREAGCDDIILLKCTSTYPATPENTNIATIPHMRDLFRCQIGLSDHSMGVGVAVASVALGATVIEKHFTLCRADGGVDSSFSLEPQEMKLLVDESLRGWQSLGCVSYGPSKGEMASLKYRRSLYIVEDVAENERLTPQNLRAIRPGFGLSPKHLELCLGKRVCRQIKKGTPLEWNLLLKD, from the coding sequence ATGCAAGAGATAACCATAGGGGGAAGGAAAATCGGCCCCGGCCACCCGCCCTTCGTCATCGCCGAGATGTCCGGAAACCACAACCAGTCCCTGGACCGGGCCCTGGAGATCGTGACCGCCGCCAGCCGCGCGGGGGCGCATGCGCTGAAGCTGCAGACCTACACCGCGGACACCATGACCCTGGAGCTCGGGGAGGGGGAGTTCTTCATCGAGGACCCGAACAGCCTCTGGGCAGGGAAGTCCCTGTACCAGCTGTACCAGGAGGCCTATACCCCCTGGGAGTGGCACGCCCCGATCTTCGAGCGCTGCCGGGAGCTGGGGCTCATCTGCTTCAGCACCCCCTTCGACGAGAGCGCCGTCGACTTCCTGGAGAGCCTCGACGCCCCCTGCTACAAGATCGCCTCCTTCGAGAACACGGACCTCCCCCTGATCCGTAAGGCCGCCGCCACCGGAAAGCCGATGATCATCTCCACCGGGATGGCTACGGTTGCCGAGCTTGACGAAACGGTGCGTTGCGCGCGCGAGGCGGGGTGCGACGACATCATCCTGCTCAAGTGCACCAGCACCTACCCCGCCACCCCGGAGAACACGAACATCGCCACCATCCCGCACATGCGCGACCTGTTCCGCTGCCAGATCGGCCTCTCCGACCACAGCATGGGAGTGGGCGTCGCGGTCGCCTCGGTCGCCCTCGGTGCCACGGTGATCGAAAAGCACTTCACCCTGTGCCGGGCGGACGGGGGGGTGGATTCATCTTTCTCGCTCGAGCCGCAGGAGATGAAGCTTTTGGTAGATGAATCCCTGCGCGGCTGGCAGTCGCTTGGCTGCGTGAGCTACGGCCCCAGCAAGGGCGAAATGGCCTCCCTCAAGTACCGGCGCTCGCTCTACATCGTCGAGGACGTAGCCGAGAACGAGCGGCTCACCCCGCAGAACCTGCGGGCCATCCGCCCCGGCTTCGGGCTCTCTCCGAAACACCTGGAGCTTTGCCTGGGCAAGCGGGTCTGCCGCCAGATCAAAAAGGGGACCCCCCTTGAATGGAACCTGCTGCTAAAGGACTAA
- the pseH gene encoding UDP-4-amino-4,6-dideoxy-N-acetyl-beta-L-altrosamine N-acetyltransferase, producing MTSPNILLRPVEERDLELLLAWRNSERIRANMYTDHIITWEEHRSWFERLTRDKESFAFIFEAEGRPLGVVNLNHMDRANNRCHWGFYLGETDAPKGSGTQMAYLALRHVFEELKLHKVIGEALAFNSASIAYHEKLGFSREGQLVEHVFRDGSYLDVICFALLSRDWPRVKASLEKKCL from the coding sequence ATGACCTCGCCGAACATCCTCCTCAGGCCCGTAGAGGAAAGGGACCTGGAGCTGCTCCTTGCCTGGCGCAACTCCGAGCGCATCCGCGCCAACATGTACACCGACCACATCATCACCTGGGAGGAGCACCGCTCCTGGTTCGAACGGCTCACCCGCGACAAGGAATCCTTCGCCTTCATCTTCGAGGCCGAAGGACGCCCTCTGGGGGTGGTGAACCTGAACCACATGGACCGGGCCAACAACAGGTGCCACTGGGGGTTTTACCTCGGCGAGACCGACGCCCCGAAGGGAAGCGGCACACAGATGGCGTACCTGGCGCTGCGCCACGTCTTCGAGGAGTTGAAGCTGCACAAGGTGATCGGCGAGGCGCTCGCCTTCAACAGCGCCAGCATCGCCTACCACGAGAAGCTCGGCTTCTCGCGCGAGGGGCAGCTCGTGGAGCACGTGTTTCGCGATGGCAGCTACCTGGACGTGATCTGCTTCGCGCTTTTGAGCCGGGACTGGCCGCGCGTCAAGGCGAGCCTCGAAAAAAAATGCCTTTAA
- a CDS encoding EamA family transporter has protein sequence MPFSVIIPTMPLWFPLTILSAFFLASSDALTKKAVHGHNEYLVTLTRILPTLPLFLIPLPFLEIPPLSREFWLCVVTALPLEAVAIFLYTKALKLSPLSLTLPLLSLTPLLLLVVPFLLLGERISAAGSAGVLLIALGGYLLKARRGQDGVLAPIKALAKEKGALCMLGVATIYSFTSTLGKRAIDASSPLVFAAIYLPLLALLITPFALYKGRGELREIARNGTIRASLLPALFYALQALTHVFAINLTNVAYMIAVKRLSLLFGVLYGRYLFQERGGIVATVIMLAGVCLIVIGG, from the coding sequence GTGCCTTTTTCCGTTATCATTCCCACCATGCCGCTTTGGTTCCCGCTCACAATCCTATCCGCCTTCTTCCTGGCGAGCAGCGATGCGCTGACCAAGAAGGCGGTGCACGGCCACAACGAGTACCTGGTCACACTGACCCGGATCCTCCCCACCCTGCCGCTTTTCCTCATCCCGCTGCCGTTTCTTGAGATCCCGCCGCTGTCGCGGGAGTTCTGGCTCTGCGTCGTGACCGCGCTCCCCCTGGAGGCGGTGGCGATCTTCCTTTACACCAAGGCCTTGAAGCTCTCGCCGCTCTCGCTCACCCTGCCGCTTTTGTCGCTGACGCCGCTGTTGCTGCTGGTGGTCCCCTTCCTGCTCCTTGGCGAGCGCATCTCGGCGGCCGGAAGCGCCGGCGTCTTGCTCATCGCGCTCGGCGGCTACCTGCTCAAGGCCAGGCGCGGACAGGACGGGGTGCTGGCGCCGATAAAGGCGCTGGCGAAGGAGAAGGGGGCGCTCTGCATGCTGGGGGTGGCCACCATCTACAGCTTCACCTCCACTCTCGGCAAGCGCGCCATCGACGCTTCCTCGCCGCTTGTCTTCGCCGCGATCTACCTGCCGCTTCTGGCACTCCTCATCACCCCGTTCGCCCTCTACAAGGGAAGGGGTGAGTTGCGGGAGATCGCCCGCAACGGCACCATCCGCGCGTCGCTGCTCCCAGCGCTTTTCTACGCGCTGCAGGCGCTCACCCACGTCTTCGCCATCAACCTCACCAACGTCGCCTACATGATCGCCGTCAAGAGGCTGAGCCTTTTGTTCGGGGTGCTGTACGGCCGCTACCTGTTTCAGGAAAGAGGGGGGATCGTCGCCACCGTCATCATGCTGGCAGGGGTCTGCCTCATCGTGATCGGGGGGTGA
- the pseF gene encoding pseudaminic acid cytidylyltransferase translates to MSSGGQGSLKETPLKVAVIPARGGSKRIPHKNIKLFAGQPIIGYSIQAAKECGLFDRIIVSTDDEEIASVARSFGAEIPFLRPKTLADDFTGTNAVVKHAINWLADEGSSVDYACCIYATAPFLKSKYLIEGYQKLVAAKSSFAFSVTGFRFPIQRALRLDSSGSVDAMFPEHIYTRSQDLEEAYHDAGQFYWGKSEAFLRDEVMFSPASVAVVLPRHLVQDIDTPQDWYEAELMFRACQSERS, encoded by the coding sequence ATGAGTAGCGGCGGGCAGGGGAGCCTGAAAGAAACGCCGCTAAAGGTGGCGGTCATCCCGGCGCGCGGCGGCAGCAAGCGGATCCCCCACAAGAACATCAAGCTGTTCGCTGGTCAGCCGATCATCGGCTATTCGATCCAGGCGGCAAAAGAGTGCGGGCTCTTCGACCGGATCATAGTATCTACCGACGACGAGGAAATCGCCTCGGTCGCGCGCTCTTTCGGCGCGGAGATCCCCTTCCTGCGCCCCAAGACGCTGGCCGACGACTTTACCGGGACCAACGCCGTGGTTAAGCATGCCATCAACTGGCTGGCCGACGAGGGGAGCAGCGTCGACTACGCCTGCTGCATCTACGCGACCGCCCCCTTTCTCAAGTCCAAGTACCTCATCGAGGGGTACCAGAAGCTGGTGGCCGCCAAGAGCTCTTTCGCCTTTTCCGTAACCGGCTTCCGTTTTCCCATCCAGCGCGCGCTGAGGCTTGACAGCAGCGGGAGCGTCGACGCCATGTTCCCGGAGCACATCTACACCCGCTCCCAGGACCTTGAGGAGGCCTACCACGACGCCGGACAGTTCTACTGGGGGAAAAGCGAGGCCTTTTTGCGAGACGAGGTCATGTTCTCCCCGGCCTCGGTTGCCGTGGTTCTGCCGCGCCACCTGGTACAGGACATAGACACGCCTCAAGACTGGTACGAGGCTGAGCTCATGTTCCGCGCCTGCCAGTCGGAACGCTCATGA
- a CDS encoding flagellar motor protein, translating to MDLATIIGLVLAIGAVFGGALLEGLHIGALIQPTAALIVLGGTFGATFVSFPLPGILNAFKDVGRCFFPPKDDPEGVIKSIISYAAKARRNGLISLEQEAQTVKDTFTKKGISLVVDGIDPQKLRETMEIELGSFEEHRKQSAEVFEAAGGFAPTIGIIGAVLGLIHVMSNLSDPSKLGGGIAVAFVATIYGLMTANVFCLPFGTKLKHRLKEELLQKEMLIEGLIAIQNGENPHFIEQKLRAYLHDGGDKKGK from the coding sequence ATGGATTTAGCAACAATCATCGGGTTAGTTCTTGCTATCGGTGCGGTCTTTGGCGGCGCGCTTCTCGAAGGTCTCCACATAGGCGCGTTGATACAGCCTACAGCCGCCCTAATAGTACTCGGCGGAACCTTCGGCGCCACCTTCGTCAGCTTCCCGCTCCCCGGCATCCTCAACGCATTCAAGGATGTTGGTCGCTGCTTTTTTCCCCCCAAGGACGACCCGGAGGGGGTGATCAAGAGCATCATCAGCTATGCGGCCAAAGCAAGGCGAAACGGCCTCATCTCGCTGGAGCAGGAAGCGCAGACGGTCAAAGACACATTCACCAAGAAAGGGATCTCGTTGGTAGTGGACGGGATAGACCCGCAGAAGCTCAGGGAGACCATGGAAATCGAACTGGGCTCCTTCGAGGAACATAGAAAGCAAAGCGCAGAGGTCTTCGAGGCGGCGGGGGGCTTCGCCCCCACCATAGGCATCATCGGCGCGGTGCTGGGCCTCATCCACGTCATGAGCAACCTCTCCGACCCGTCGAAGCTAGGCGGCGGCATAGCCGTTGCCTTCGTCGCCACCATCTACGGCCTGATGACCGCCAACGTCTTCTGCCTCCCCTTCGGGACCAAGCTGAAGCACCGGCTCAAAGAGGAGCTCCTCCAGAAGGAGATGCTGATCGAGGGGTTGATCGCGATCCAAAACGGGGAAAACCCGCACTTCATCGAGCAGAAACTCAGGGCCTACCTGCACGACGGCGGGGACAAAAAGGGGAAGTAG
- a CDS encoding metallophosphoesterase yields MAAISRRLFLLGGVSAFPYLYLERSSVAVRRYRVPVRNLPEALAGFTILHLTDLHDKEFGEGGAALLALLRRLRFDLVALTGDLVVGERPSLKAALDLVAGIRRFSNAPLYSVPGNHEYALTREGEFSEKLARAGARVLTNKALPLQSGKDRLWVAGVDDPVTRRARLDQALAETDARSPRILLSHAPHPFPEAAQQGVDLMLSGHTHGGQIRFPLIGAAYVPDMGFFPAWDYGLYSSGKTTLIVNGGLGESWFPVRFNIRPEVVLATLVPLREAGPVANYGVA; encoded by the coding sequence ATGGCAGCGATCAGCAGGCGCCTTTTTCTCCTGGGGGGAGTCTCTGCATTTCCCTATCTCTACCTGGAAAGGTCGTCGGTGGCGGTGCGCAGGTACCGGGTGCCGGTCAGAAATCTCCCCGAGGCACTCGCCGGGTTCACCATCCTGCACCTGACCGACCTGCACGACAAGGAGTTCGGGGAGGGTGGCGCCGCGCTTCTGGCACTGCTGCGCCGCCTGCGTTTTGACCTGGTTGCGCTCACCGGGGACCTGGTGGTAGGGGAGCGCCCGAGTCTCAAGGCCGCACTGGATCTCGTAGCCGGGATACGCCGCTTTTCCAACGCCCCCCTCTATTCGGTCCCCGGCAATCACGAATACGCCCTCACCAGAGAAGGGGAGTTCAGCGAAAAGCTCGCCCGAGCCGGGGCCCGGGTGCTGACCAACAAAGCCTTGCCGTTGCAGTCGGGGAAGGACCGGTTATGGGTGGCAGGGGTGGACGACCCGGTGACCCGCAGGGCCCGCCTGGACCAGGCGCTGGCTGAGACCGACGCGAGGTCGCCGCGCATCCTGCTCTCCCACGCGCCCCACCCCTTCCCGGAGGCGGCGCAGCAGGGGGTCGACCTGATGCTCTCCGGGCACACCCACGGCGGCCAGATCCGCTTCCCGCTGATCGGCGCTGCCTACGTCCCCGACATGGGCTTTTTCCCGGCATGGGACTACGGTCTCTACAGTTCGGGAAAGACCACCCTGATCGTCAACGGGGGGCTTGGGGAAAGCTGGTTTCCCGTACGCTTCAACATAAGGCCCGAGGTGGTGCTGGCAACCCTCGTGCCGCTTCGGGAAGCGGGACCGGTGGCCAACTACGGCGTCGCCTGA